One stretch of Penaeus vannamei isolate JL-2024 chromosome 7, ASM4276789v1, whole genome shotgun sequence DNA includes these proteins:
- the LOC113813192 gene encoding metallo-beta-lactamase domain-containing protein 1, producing MSLSPSSNYSLKVLYDGYSRMEKGSMRANCTCTLIKGPNNMIIDTMTAWDRDKIVSALADNDVKCEDIHYAIGTHGHSDHLGNLNLFTKAKHIVGYTVSFGDIFFIHPFETGEPFKIDDNLQVIPTPGHTSADVSVVVKTAEFGTVVVAGDLFEREDDVEDPSLWKYVAGSENMESQEKHRNEVLLMADYIVPGHGPMFKVTQAMKDVVKKSSENR from the exons atgtctctctctccttcttctaattATTCCTTAAAAGTCCTTTACGATGGATATTCACGGATGGAGAAGGGATCCATGAGGGCCAACTGCACATGCACGCTGATCAAAGGACCAAATAACATGATAATTGACACAATGACAGCTTGGGACAGAGATAAAATTGTCTCAG CTCTTGCAGACAATGATGTGAAGTGTGAGGACATCCATTATGCAATAGGAACGCATGGCCACTCGGACCACCTTGGCAACCTGAACTTGTTCACGAAAGCCAAACATATCGTAGGTTACACAGTGTCCTTTGGGGACATCTTCTTCATACACCCTTTTGAGACAG GAGAACCATTCAAAATTGATGACAACCTTCAAGTAATCCCAACCCCTGGCCATACGTCTGCGGACGTAAGTGTGGTTGTCAAGACGGCAGAATTTGGCACAGTTGTTGTTGCAG gaGACCTCTTTGAACGCGAGGATGATGTAGAGGACCCATCGCTTTGGAAATATGTGGCAGGGAGTGAGAACATGGAGTCCCAGGAGAAACACCGCAATGAAGTGCTTCTTATGGCGGACTATATTGTGCCAGGTCATGGACCAATGTTCAAGGTCACACAGGCTATGAAGGATGTCGTCAAAAAGAGCTCAGAGAATAGGTAA